The Anguilla rostrata isolate EN2019 chromosome 1, ASM1855537v3, whole genome shotgun sequence nucleotide sequence ccactgtgccatttctactaactatatttcttcacttggctaccgtacaaaaccttcttatcagcaaacgccacgtttctacattcatgttacctcgccctgttctctatctagccatatacaaacaattactacgtatgtacgttctgcaactccgcattaaaacattacatttaaaatcatgattcactcataattataactactagcactgaacatgagaaaaacacagcagtgcaatagatttcacacgttatttaaccctccactttaacaactaatgtttaatacagactgttatatataccatttgataaggaaactaagctcgctcatggtcacttcatttacttcgcactatagtctgtgatcatgtcaaccttcacctacatgcccattctgctaaaaacatattgtttcaactatgcaatttcatcatttcgcctaatttatctcacactgttgttattttctcataaccaagtgacttgaaagaattgaggaaatattgggtagcattgctttgaaatacatcttgtgtaatttcggtgaggcaagatagcttATAtagtttgtagtaccgtaacttggcatcattttgatatcaatacttttgagtaacttggcatttttgtatgttgaaaacgtgttttttatgagatctagtacactgaactgaaagagacagagagttgTTACAGTGCATGCTTGCTTTTGGtaaaaatttcacttttttcgcgtttttctttgtttactatgcttttttaaaaattatcgttaaattacataattattaaattgcaggataattatttaattgcacatttatttattagtataAGGGCATTAATGGCATATTCACTTCTAAAAGAAAGCCAAACACTTTTTGAAGTCTATATCTATTATATTTGTATCTTGCACACCTGCCGACATTAATGAAGTATTCTTGAAATTGTTGACTCTTGAAATACCTGGAGTAATATACTACATGTTGTACAACAAATATGGCATGTCTAGATTATATCTTAGAGCTGAATACCATgtagtaattatttttgttttctacatAGAGAAATTTCCCatattaattcaactctatcAGAGAACATATGTCCAATAGGGACGaataaaagtttatttaagACTTACCACTTTCATGTGCATGAAGTTCATGACTATAATTCACATATCACACGCAAACAAGGTTTCTCAAGAAGTTTTACTTTGTTTAGTTATCattcatataattatattaaaataatgtcaaattatttaagcttttattttcCAACCACTGGGGTTTTTGGAGTTTGTAGCCTGCTTTAAGCGATATTTAAGTCACAAATGATTAGGCCCCTTGTATGTAtttaacagaaaagaaaacggAAAATGAAGTTGGAATTTCCTTCCTGTCGCACGATGCGGAGATGAGACTTGACGCCTGCTGGCAACTCGCAGGCGCCGACAACTTTCAGACACAGCTCCCCCCtgatatggggcgacatagctcagggggtATGAGCGGTTGtgtggcagttggagggttgccggttcaaaccccgccctgggcgtgtcgaagtgtccttgagcaagacaccaaacccctaactgctctggcgaatgagaggcatcaaatGTTAAGCGcattggataaaagtgctatataaatgcagtctgtttACCGTTTGATACAACAAGGAAGCAATTCTTAACACAGTCGAAACAAAATGATGGACGCTTTAATCAGAGTTATTACAATTCTAGCTTTCCTTTTGGAAGCAGAAGGGGGAAACCCGAGCAGTTGCTTCTGTGTTCTGAAGGACTGCTACACTGCAATTCAGGACCCAAAGGATTTTAAGACATCTGCAGATGTTTGCAGGGACAGAGGGGGACATTTAATGACTGTGCGTTCAACGGTGTCCAGTGATGCCATCCATGACTTACTGTTTAATCTTTTAGAAGACTTCTGGATCGGACTGCAGCTCCCCGATGGCCGATGTAGCAACACTTCGCTTGGATTGCTGAGGGGTTACGAGTGGACGACGGGAGACACCAGCACAGATTTTTCCAACTGGAAAACCAACGCCACTACTTGTTCTCCGATGTGCGTCTCTGTTTCCAGCGACCTAAAATGGACGGAAAGGCCATGCCATGATAAAATAGCGGGATTTCTGTGCGAAAACAACTACCAGAGTATGTGCACGCCTCTGCGCTCGGCAACTAACGAGTCAGTCTCATATAGCACACCACTTGCTTTCAAGGGAGAGGGTTTACTTGCGCTCCCACCAGGAAGCGTTGCGACTCAAATCCCATCTGGAATTAAAAAACTGTGCGCGGCTGATACAGATGTTTGGTTAGATGCTCCGTGGGGTTGTGACATTGAGAACGGTGGCTGCGAATACCTGTGTCAAATGAATGAAGGTTTGCCAGAGTGCCTATGCCAACTTGGCAAAGGACCTCGGGACGGCGTCGCATGCAGATGCGCCCATGGCTTTGAAATGCATGGCGGCGAGTGCATGGATATTAACGAATGCTTTTCTTCACCCTGCGATCACGTATGCATCAATACCCAAGGTGGATACAACTGTTCTTGTGTAGACGGATTCAAGCAAATGAGCACCGACTCACATAGGTGTGAATTACACTGTCCGTCGGAAGAATGCCCTGCTTTATGCGACCAAAATGATCCCAGAAAGTGCTCGTGTCCATCTGGATATTTTCTTGACCAGAGCGAAAATGGTTCGTTTTGCGTCGATATAGACGAATGTGTCCGTGACAGTAAGGAATGCGACCAGCAATGCAAAAACACGTTTGGAAGTTTCATATGTTCGTGTGACAGTGGATTCGACTTGAGAGATGGGTTCAGGTGTGTCAGGCGTGATTCCTTAGAAGATTCCACTCCCACAGCTGTATCGAACAAATTTCGTTAATTCATCTTCACAAGACAGTGCGTGCGTGGTAACAGTAGGAGCCCTAACTGGAATTGTCCTGTGCTTGCAATTGCGCTGCTTGTGATGATTTATGTTCCCtgtttataaaacattaaaattaatcactgtgaacatttgtgttttgtcttgttttgctgTTGGAAAGTGATGAAAAttgcattcaaaaatgaaataatcattaatggcttaaaatgaacttaaaaaaatatatatatatttctggattaaacaaaaatgtgtttatttactccATGCCATCACTACAGTAGCtggatatttatttgtgtttgctgaaaaataaaatttacaggacttacaataatggctttataaataaattgggatggcaggtatgccatcccgccaagttacgccttggcgggggcatgccccatacctatacagcaccgagagtttggcacttttcagggttccccacagaaataaccacaacagccacagacactcagtccttaaaaacattaagttctgtacattctgaccccatttcaacagacagaattcataaacaaatttcacatgtccacacaataaagccccaagctaaggggattttgcgttttctccttcttcttcttcttctctttcttcttcttcttcttcttcttctcattcttatttttcctgccgcttatcccactaacaacatgtctccccattggacatttcactgacaccagccaaatcttcacctacacgacccaatcaaaaacgcgcgtacacacgcaaaatacccatacctttttactctgaaacatttccagttgaaacagctagtccccctgtggcctagtgggcaaggttacagtcttttGAACACGGtatcgtaggttcaagcccagctaggaacatgtttctttaacctgcttcgaccctcactaataattgtctactacttatcaattattgcttttgcaccatatctacccgccgttcaccgaacgtatacactgcattatgacgtaccgtctgtacgttcagttattaaccggctacaatattgctatgccatatggattcaacgggagctcttctgtgcttactggcctgtgttcttctttaaaaccaccggcaggtttgct carries:
- the LOC135252707 gene encoding thrombomodulin-like, translated to MMDALIRVITILAFLLEAEGGNPSSCFCVLKDCYTAIQDPKDFKTSADVCRDRGGHLMTVRSTVSSDAIHDLLFNLLEDFWIGLQLPDGRCSNTSLGLLRGYEWTTGDTSTDFSNWKTNATTCSPMCVSVSSDLKWTERPCHDKIAGFLCENNYQSMCTPLRSATNESVSYSTPLAFKGEGLLALPPGSVATQIPSGIKKLCAADTDVWLDAPWGCDIENGGCEYLCQMNEGLPECLCQLGKGPRDGVACRCAHGFEMHGGECMDINECFSSPCDHVCINTQGGYNCSCVDGFKQMSTDSHRCELHCPSEECPALCDQNDPRKCSCPSGYFLDQSENGSFCVDIDECVRDSKECDQQCKNTFGSFICSCDSGFDLRDGFRCVRRDSLEDSTPTAVSNKFR